Proteins from one bacterium genomic window:
- a CDS encoding DUF5668 domain-containing protein, with protein MISSGILLIIIGLLIWLNKIGVFSWQWGRDWPLILVIIGLLSLISYLEGNDKLRIWYRREKNKTEKEDEK; from the coding sequence ATGATCAGTAGTGGCATACTGCTCATAATCATTGGGCTTCTGATATGGCTCAATAAAATAGGTGTGTTCTCATGGCAATGGGGGAGAGATTGGCCTCTAATCCTTGTAATTATAGGGTTACTATCACTTATTTCTTATTTAGAAGGAAATGACAAACTTCGCATCTGGTACAGGCGCGAAAAAAACAAAACGGAGAAGGAGGATGAAAAATGA